The Lactuca sativa cultivar Salinas chromosome 2, Lsat_Salinas_v11, whole genome shotgun sequence genome includes a window with the following:
- the LOC111884704 gene encoding small RNA-binding protein 11, chloroplastic, producing the protein MVAGGRIPRTILSNLLSRATTGSLSSSTSSSSSFGPPSILISRRGIASKLYVAGLSFYTTEKALSDVFSQFGQVVEATVMMDKVSSRSKGFGFVTFASELEAEKAINEMDQKPLHGRVIHVELAKPRRPYSSAPIARGPPEPPTDVQ; encoded by the exons ATGGTGGCAGGTGGAAGGATACCAAGGACTATTCTGAGCAATCTCTTGTCACGAGCAACTACAGGGTCtctatcatcatcaacatcatcatcgtCTTCGTTTGGACCTCCTTCTATCCTCATTTCACGAAGGGGCATAGCTTCCAAGCTTTATGTCGCAG GACTCTCATTTTATACCACAGAAAAAGCATTATCAGATGTGTTTTCTCAATTTGGCCAAGTTGTTGAAG CCACTGTTATGATGGATAAAGTCTCCAGCAGATCAAAAGGCTTTGGATTTGTTACTTTTGCATCTGAACTTGAAGCTGAAAAAGCCATTAATGAAATGGATCAAAAG CCACTACACGGGCGTGTGATACATGTTGAGCTGGCAAAACCACGAAGGCCGTATAGTAGTGCCCCGATAGCTAGAGGACCCCCCGAACCACCTACAGACGTGCAATAA